CAAATTGTCATCAGATTTAGTTAAAAAACTTTGCTAATtatacaaatgaatattttcGATTTCCCAAAAGCTTAACAGTAAGTATCAATCGTACTCATATTAATCagatcaaattcaataaatgaattttcattttgctAATTTCAAAgtcaaaggcccggttgcacagaagccggttaaattttaatcgtgattaatgtCACGAGACCAATCGgagatgtttttgaaaagacggcttctctgatcgattctcgtggaattaatcacgtttaaaattcaaccggcttttgtgcaaccagcaaaaaaatgtatattttcaagtaatataaaatacaatagatTCTCAACtacattggcccatatgaataaaaccagagcaaatgctcatgagcaaaagcattgagcataaggttttgctcatgagcaaaaggtagaagcaaaaacatttgctcattttgatatgaataagctttaccttatactcttaccttatgctcctgaactctggagcaaatgctcacgtattttaaaggttttcatcagctgattcacttttgtagccttaatttgtttttatagctcacggaagcgctaaatatgcaagtagggtgcaccgcttgtgtttgtgtcgtctgctctgttttctatttatgaatagagttttaggttagttgagtttagaattttgaaataatagcgtgaaaaaatgtcatctctataataatcttcagcatattcttataatatcaatagccttcttataatcgtctacactctcatcttcttaaatgcctatttcctattttgtgatggctatctttataacaggtagcttttgtatttattcttttgtaggaataatggttatatatatcatggttgaatctaaaaagagttttatagttttcaactattggttgtgatcgtatctggtatagtttcctcttcctcatacgaattagttgagccattttactatgagcaaaaggtgataagctgctctagactagactcacctttttttaagcatttgcttcaaaagttgaacaaatgctctagtttattcatacaattttgagcaaaagcttttacttttgagcaaatgctcaaactattttttttcgATGAGCATgtgcaaaaggttttgctcacgtttattcatagaaaatgaagcaaatgctccatattttagaagtatgagcaaatgctcaactttattcatatggctcaTTATTTAGGCTTTATTGTGAGCAATTATGatgattattgtaaataaaaaagcAATTACTGTTATAATTTCACTACTAACCCAATCAGGTTGTACGGCTTTGAAGAAAGTCTGCGCCAAAGTGACCTGATCTGGCAGGACACGAGTCCTGTCCTCTTTCTTCAAATTGGAGAACGGCAGAAAAAACGCGTTGAAGCCATCAACCACTATCATCATCTTGCATCtgaaaaattcacaaaaaaatgacATCAATTTGGTAAGTCCTGCTGTGATACAAGTAATTTGTTGTGATTTCTAAATTAACGAATGAGGATAGAACAAATAACGTACCTGTATTCCATTCCATGTATTATGCACAGAATAGATACTTCACTGATAAATTTCACGGGGAAATTTGTTCACAGGATGGAAATGTCATTTGTTTCGACCtcatatgtttatttaggaaATTCACTCACATCCTGATTAtctcaaaaaatgtattctttttCTGTCAAGAAGCGCAGATATTCATTGGAAAGCACCCCATTAGAATAGGGTTTTAAAATATACTCTAAATTATTCTAAACCTATATAAATTAGaggatattatataaataaaaaaatgatattatttaatatccttcatagagaatcgacaattattttttgaaccaccgccgatttatgaagttacatcacaaattattatattatcgttattctaattgcattcaatctttattctcattgattaattattttttatactttgtaaaattcgttgaataattagcattaccgtcatttattgtaaattagtgtataagccaataaatattgtaacatacataaataaagaaatctaatataatctaatctctctctctctctccgtgCACATACCCTCATTCTGCCCTTCTCCTACAGCCTACTGCCTATCAAATCAATGCTATCTTTTTTTGACTGATCACTCTCTGTGAACtggaagaaaataatttttctgtgTACTAAAATTGACTTGCTTTTGTCCTTAGTTTTCCATCCACTATTTCAGATTCTATTCAACTGATTGACAGACATCTTTTAACCTGAAATTTTTCAAGAACCAGGTTGTGATTTGAGTAGAGCTTATTCTATCattgattttgaatgaattctagctttaaatttgtatattttcgaggttaatatttttttctaaaaatatttaaaatgcaCATCTTTCCGTCCTGATTAGaactaatattattctttttcgGTCCGACTGGAATTCATTGCAAAGCTCCTCTTAACCCACAGAATAACAATTGAACCACAGCTGGCAAACTGCCAACATTACACTATGACAAGACTCAGCGATACGGATAGACAAAGCTCACTCTCTGAGCCCGTTGGGGCAGACAAATAGAGATAAGTTACTGGAACTGAGAAAAAGAAGCTCACTTGTTATTGGTGGAGTTGAGCTTGAGCTCGTCAATGAGCACATCAACCACGTCACAGGAATACTTGATGCGCCCGATGCCATGCTGGATCAGGTCTAACAGCGAAGTGTCGGCTGGCGTTGTCTCCCTCGAACTCCACACGTACTCTTTCGAAGTGCGCAACTGTAACACCAATCAAAACATTCTCAACAAAATATcttatttcatttaattgtttatttattgaaaatacagtGTATGAAAATACTGCAACTCGAAGAGTTTCACAGCTTAACGCCAAAACAAACCTAATTTACATAACAAGTATAATACAAGTATTTTGTattaaaaatcaaacaaaactGTATCAAGAGAACAGCGAAACGTGAATTACGTTAAAAAGAAAAAGtttgaaagaaaaaatgtaAAGAAGATAATGAATGATCTGCAAGATAATTAAACTCTAAAAAAGTTAAAATTGGAGAGCttgtaaaatttccaaacaGAATTTGCGGAAATTATCATTGAATGGATCAAGAGTCGGATTTGAACTATTGCAAAAGTGCAAGCTCAGTATGTTTGTACAAgcgaaaattgataaaaactcAACCAATCTCATACAATGAATCGAATTTCTGTGTTGTTGTGGTagttatccatattgaatgaaaacgacttgatattgtcaaaaccactgaataATTGAGACAAGTAAAATCTAGAGTACTTAAAGTTTACTATTAACTAGAGATTAAAAATAGTGTAACAGAAACTAATTCCTAAAATGGTTTCAATAAATCAGAGGTATTAACAATATCAAGTTGTTTTCATTCAAGTACGAATCAATCAAGCATTCATCGGCTACACCAATTCACAACAATAAAAAGCTGTCAACCGACAGCAAAAAATGTTAGATTAGATATGTAGCTATGTATGACACTATGTAATAGTACAATCGGCCGAAACCGGCCGTGTCTTTAAAGAAAGAATACATGGTACTAGTAATCCTATGAGAAAACTAtcaagtagccctgaagaaataaataaaaatttgtcAGAGGAAAACATTTGGGAAGATATTTGAGGATATCAACACTGAAATTTATGCATTTCTTGTCCAGTACTGAGTTGAATaaagtatattattttctaACAAATGAAAGTTATTATATTCTAATATATACTAATAGTGAGTGTTTGTTTTATTAACTGTTCCAAGtagattcaataatatattagttattttttttattgtatcttttctgtttagggctaattgtaatataaatagaaatacaaatttatttatttcaaatcacttgaaaatggcatgaatgtccgaaacatgttgtgataacataattcaaaaaagtactgaaatttgtatttctattaatagttatttttatttacgaTTGTTATACCTTGATTTGATATGTTAACTTTCCAAGTTTGACAAAAAGTCAAACTTTAGAGTTTACTTAATCGATTTCAAAATTGGATCAAGGGAGAAAAGTAAAAATATCTACGAAGTATTTAGATCCAACCAAATTTGTTGGctacaaataataacaataaaaatagttgtaataaaaatgtaatgttaATAGCCTACTTACATTTGCTTTGAGGATTTTCTCTTCGTTCTGCGACAGAAAGTATTTAAGCCAATTCATTCCCTCGATAGGCATATTCACAAGTCCCGGCTTTGTTTCAGACGAAACAGCCTCGTTACGACTTCTCCTATACCAATTCCAAActgaaacaaaaattaacattttgaaaattcaatcacAACAGTTAGGGCGCTGTAAAAACAGACGTTAGTCTCAAGAGTTTGGCTTGCTGTACTGCTTCCTTCCAAATTTTAGCACATGGGCTGAAGACTGAAAACTTCACCACCTCCCTTCCATACCATCATCATTACTAGAAACATGACAGTTTTTGTTGCATAATATAGATTCTTTCTATAGAAATTCTGATTCTGCCTAGAAATTACATTTCAGTTTGAAATGATGAGTATAATTCCAATTAGTGCCGACACATTTAATACATAACtcaaataaaacaaacataatagttgaaaaaataagacGTTGGTGTTGTCAATATCACTTATTGACAGAAAGTTcagacaacatcaacgtcttattctctcaattatggagaaataacacaacatctcttaccatacaatcaatATTAGAACGCCTATAGCATTAGTaaaattataaatgttattaatgGTTTATTCGAATTGAACCCCATACATTAATAATACAAACATTTTGGTCTTCCAAATATTGTGTGATAATGTAAAGTGAAGTAATTGTGTTCATTCTGTActctaaaatttatattttttatttactgtTATGCACATTGATATAATATGTAATTTGAACAATTACTGTCATACACTATCAAGATTATGGACGGTAACCACttggaataattaattattcgaaattaatatcaaaatggttgaaatgagaaatgaaatgTATGATCCAAGATGATTGAGAAGGAACAAACGACGCTCTCCTCTATTGAAGTTGAGTTAAGGTTCACTTACCCCAGGGTATATGTGCGACAATAAATCCGGACAGATGAGCGTAGTGTAGGATGTGAGTGCAGGTCATTGTTTTACCGCAGCCCGGTTTGCCGTCTGACATTCAACATTAAGGAAACTTTTCACATGAATAAAAACTGAATGATCAATAGATTTTcttttcttcagttataattatttatggTATTCATCActttgatatataattattttttagataATTATCATAGTCTGTGCATACCTTAGTTTGCAGCACGGGGCTTTAAGgccaattttatttcaaatataacaATAGGAGCCCACTATTGCCGGTTTATGCTGATTCAATCAAGAATGTCTACGCTCTCTTTTTCgtcctctctctcacacagtTAGCTCATAGGCTCTCTGGTTTCTCTGAAATAGAGCAGCAATGTACATAAGAGCTATGTTACAAACTAAGGTTTGCACAGACTATAGTAAcctttattgttttgaatacaCGGCCGGTTTCGGTCAATTATCAAGTAtccaaatgaattattattgttgggaAACCAGCCGTGtcttcaaaacaaaataataaagggaACTGGCAATTCTCTAAAAACAACCAGGTAGACCtgtagaaataaatgaataaaaataataataatatttaaaattccAAGGGATGGATAAAAGAAGCATTTGAAGGATACAGAGCACATATCTGATGGGTGGATGGGAATAGTTTGCGTTTCTGAGGTAGTTAAGCAGTTCGATGGTGTGCGGCCGAATCATGATGGCCGCCTCGTTAAATGTTTGGATGTTGGAGGCGAACGTCTTCGGAATGCCACCCAAGGCAAAGAAGCTGGACAGGACATGCTGAGGAATTATGTACGAGTGCCCGATGTCCTTTTCCGAGTGAGTCAGCTGcaaatgaaaatagaattaaattcaaaaCCTTGGAAATAGCTTTGTCATGCCTATAGTAAAGCTACACACATTTACTATGAAAAATCAAacagattgaattattattttttcaattttgttggagagttgaaaaaactaatttgaagTATTAGGTGTTAGTAATTCTTTGCTAATAAACATTTTTTGGGGTAGATGTTTCTATTTCCATAAATGTGGAATTGaatggaatgaatgaataatgggAACTGGATACTAACCCCTTAATAGTAGTTGCATTACActgatataataattaaatattttataatgtaatgaTTATATGTAATCTTTACAcctaatttattcattgtacaTGGGTTGTTACACCGCGCCAAGCACCAGGGAATAAACATTTAttacttattgaaaatttccaaCTATTGGACATCgccaatttttcaagttttgaaattttaagaGAAATGGTGTGGCAGTTCACTTATCCTCAACTGACTTCTTAAAACAATGAATTTAGTGCCTTCAAATTTCTTTGTTAAAACGTTTTGAACGAGTAAGGGCCAGACAACATTAAGCGTTTCTACAAACCTTTTCAAACAgcgtttttagagtcggcagggcaggaaacCCGATTGATTAGGTTAGCACCTGAAAAAACTTCTGGCCGTAAGGCTAGAAACACAAGAAACGTTTTTTCAGACGAATCGGCAAATGTCTCGTCTGCAGCTTGATCAGATGCTTGCATGTAAACACAGGGCGTCTGCCGCCAGTACTATTAGCGTGTGCACGTATGCATCAAATTACAGTGCCAAGCCGCCGACTCCTCAGAAAACTTGTCCGCCGCCAGAGTAAAAACCGCCTTGTGTGATTCTAGCCTCACAGTGACTTGCA
The sequence above is drawn from the Nilaparvata lugens isolate BPH chromosome 2, ASM1435652v1, whole genome shotgun sequence genome and encodes:
- the LOC111064257 gene encoding 28S ribosomal protein S29, mitochondrial; amino-acid sequence: MPTLISRQFKKIWAFQPLLRHFSSEATVAATTNVNRKRPVALRTPADPLTHSEKDIGHSYIIPQHVLSSFFALGGIPKTFASNIQTFNEAAIMIRPHTIELLNYLRNANYSHPPIRYVLYGKPGCGKTMTCTHILHYAHLSGFIVAHIPWVWNWYRRSRNEAVSSETKPGLVNMPIEGMNWLKYFLSQNEEKILKANLRTSKEYVWSSRETTPADTSLLDLIQHGIGRIKYSCDVVDVLIDELKLNSTNNKCKMMIVVDGFNAFFLPFSNLKKEDRTRVLPDQVTLAQTFFKAVQPDWCNGAVVLTVDQFNTREEHPLETPLYLLKKRGLEVIDPFIPIEVPNLSKLEFNNLLDYYEDRLWIQRPGARDELEFLSVRNPYQLFQLCAPL